The following DNA comes from Ricinus communis isolate WT05 ecotype wild-type chromosome 10, ASM1957865v1, whole genome shotgun sequence.
aataaaaatttacttttattgtatgattttttaaaaatattatttttaatttttttaaaaaatttacagtttagtttttttttggattgtcttttttagttatttttcgatgttttttagttattttatcaaaaaacaatcaaaactataattttaagaaaaagttaaaaaattattttttgatactTTAAtacagaaaaaaatataaaatataagaaaaatcgtaaatttaatttaaaaaaaactgttattttttttaaatattctcaACTGGGTTGGTTACATTCTATTAAGCCCAAAATCATAGATTAGTTCTGTATTAAACCCATTATCCTTCATTTTATGAATCgcaatttaaacaaaaatagcacaaaaaataacatacttaaataaaaagaacagCTTGTCGTTCATTATTTTCCGGaattagaaagagaaagaaaagccCTCCACTTCCCATAACAGAAGCAGAAACCctaaaaagttaaaaactcAATCTTCAAATTAGGTTTCTAGTAATCTCTCCAATTTCTCTTCAGGTTTCTAACTTTCCCTGAAATCCTAATTTGACTTCACTCTCTCTATCATTTAACCTGAAAATTCTCCAGATCTACCGTCAGTATTGCACCCACAAAAATTTTCTACTATGTCGCTAAAATCACCCGCCGGCGTTTATGGAACTATTCCGGCCACCACAACAACAACCACCACTACCCATTTCTCACAACCGCTACCAACAACCGCTACTTCCCTCACTTTCATCTCACGCGCCACTTCTGCAACTCAGTCAGTAATTGCCACGCGTCGCCCATGGAAAGAACTTCTAAATCCTTCGTCTTTTTCCTGTCCTTGCAACTATAGTGAAGCAATGTCTCGGGTCAAGTACAATGTGAATTACTTTCGGGTTAATTATGCTATGGTAGTgctttctgttttatttttaagcctTCTTTGGCACCCAGTTTCTATGATTGTCTTCATCGTAGTATTCATTGCttggttttttctttatttctcgAGGGATGGTCCAATTGTGTTGTTTAATAGAGAATTTGACGATAGGGTTGTATTGGTTGTTCTTGGGCTGGTTACGATTGTTGCATTGGTGCTTACTCATGTGGGATTGAATGTCTTAGTGGCTTTGATGATTGGTGCTGTGGTTGTTGGTATTCATGGTGCCTTTAGGAATACTGAGGatttgtttcttgatgaagAGAGTGCTGCTGAAGGGGGCCTTCTTTCAGTTGTAGGGAGCCAGCCTTTGAGGCCTACAACTACAGGTTATACTCGGATCTGAGTGTTTGTAGGTGGTTGGGTTTTGCTGATTGAAGTTTTATCTGGAATTGGATTCTTTTCGATTGGGTTTGTTGTCATTGCTAAAATGTTTTTGGAGGTTTAACTTAAGGTTTTATAAGCAATGTGCTGGGTAAATTAGTTGTTGATTGTGGAATTAGTAACTTGATATCATGGTGATTTTAGATAGTAATGCTGTTCTGGAAAGCTAGAAGCATGCTGTTGTTAAGATtgaaattcaaatataatCAGTCAGTAGCATCCATGAAAGAGGTGAcctctgttttcttttttttttttttggggaATTCTTACTCTGCAAATTAACTTTGTTATAGATCCTCAATGTGATTACTGATTTGTCAGTTTCATTTGcatttccttttttgttttaaaagcAATTTGTATCATTgaaatgattaataaaaaaattccggtCCTCCCCAGCTAGCCTATTGATGCAAGTCTAATGCTGATTGGTGTATATTTCATTTCTTCCCACTGTGTACAATAGATTACTGGTTTGATGGAATCAGAATCAATCAGCATTAGCCTGTTGGTGCATGTCTGATACTGATTGATTCTACTTCCTGTGATGTAACATTatagatagaaagaggaacataAAAGTACTAAATTTGAGCATTTCTAACAGATAATTTGATATGCAGTAGCAAGAGCTTGTGCTAACTTTAATTAGTTGGAGGACTTATCCTCCTTGGCGACGTGCTTCAGATTCTTCGTAGCTATTAAAAGTCGTGGGCTCCTTAATCATGTAATGGTTCCAAAGAAGGCAGGCAGTACTCTCACTGTGTAATGCTTGCCAGTAATCCTGTTCTCAGCTATTTGTAAGACACATCCTTGGTTCTCCAGTATAGTacagattattttcttataacatttattaaatttttggacacttaaattttctttttcttaatctcCGTAATGAATTGAATGTGTCACATGGGTTTCAATTTTCCCTGAAAAATGTTCAACTTTTGGAGTCTTAGGACCAACAACCCCCATAGAAAGTAAGTTGGTGTATCCACTTGTCGCGTTGTCATGATTTTGAGGTGGCAAAGATCTTTCCCAATAAAGAACCTCATCTTTTCTATTGGAATGATGCCGAGATTTAGCTGGCATGATTGACGAGCTCCACACAAGTTGGCTGTTGGCCATTTCAGTTGCCGTCTTTTGAAATGGTCTTACCAGCTCGATTGCTTCCGTGCGAGCATATGCTCCAATGAGAAAATCGCGAGCTATTTGGAGTTGTAGCTTTTGCTGGTGAAGAAAACAACGATCCTATGGGGCCATTCAGTTTCATGCTAAACGCAGTCGCAAGAAAATTTGCGTTGCTTCTTAGGTGGGCAAGAATTCATGAA
Coding sequences within:
- the LOC8269083 gene encoding PRA1 family protein E yields the protein MSLKSPAGVYGTIPATTTTTTTTHFSQPLPTTATSLTFISRATSATQSVIATRRPWKELLNPSSFSCPCNYSEAMSRVKYNVNYFRVNYAMVVLSVLFLSLLWHPVSMIVFIVVFIAWFFLYFSRDGPIVLFNREFDDRVVLVVLGLVTIVALVLTHVGLNVLVALMIGAVVVGIHGAFRNTEDLFLDEESAAEGGLLSVVGSQPLRPTTTGYTRI